In the genome of Gemmatimonadota bacterium, one region contains:
- a CDS encoding Rid family detoxifying hydrolase: MRTPDQGHQDTGVAHNRKKNFPTLRAATRFRIHGSRNTTTGTHANALGSGTISLTAPHIVTDHFPITPSGSARPLGPYSPAMGFERLVFVSGQGALDPATNRMAGEDVESQTEQCLRNVQTILEAAGSSLQHVLRCGVFLIDMNEFGRMNAVYGRVFGDHRPARTTVQAAALPGDGLRVEIDCIAYIP, encoded by the coding sequence GTGCGAACGCCTGACCAAGGGCACCAAGATACCGGCGTCGCGCACAACCGCAAGAAGAACTTTCCAACGCTCCGCGCCGCCACCCGCTTCCGGATCCATGGCAGCAGGAACACGACTACCGGCACGCACGCCAACGCACTAGGCTCAGGTACAATTTCACTCACAGCCCCACACATCGTGACCGACCACTTCCCCATCACACCCAGCGGCTCAGCCAGGCCGCTCGGCCCATACTCTCCCGCGATGGGATTCGAGCGACTGGTGTTCGTTTCCGGACAGGGCGCGCTCGATCCGGCCACGAATCGCATGGCGGGTGAAGATGTCGAAAGTCAGACGGAGCAGTGCCTCAGGAACGTGCAGACCATACTCGAGGCGGCCGGATCCAGCCTGCAGCATGTGCTGCGCTGCGGAGTGTTTCTCATCGACATGAATGAATTCGGCCGGATGAACGCTGTTTATGGTCGCGTGTTCGGCGATCACCGCCCTGCTCGCACGACGGTGCAGGCGGCGGCTCTGCCGGGCGACGGACTGCGAGTCGAGATCGACTGCATCGCGTACATACCGTAA
- a CDS encoding YncE family protein yields MTLRTIGKLALIATLAVPLALAAQNGQYHITNRYKLGGDGSWDYLAFDTVGNRIFIARENRVMVVDPSNGKLLGEIKGLNRAHGVAFAYHAGHGFVTSGEDSTVYMFDLKTLRVLGKTVAAVDDDAILYDDASNRIFTMNGDAGSSSVIDPVTGKLITNIPLDGKPEFGVSGGNGKVYANIEDKSQIVEIDTRTMKVVRRWPLAPCQSPSGLAIDRAHMLLFSGCHSKVMAMSDIKRGAVVGTVPIGSGVDANKFDPGTGLAFSSNGDGTITVAHETKPGTFAVLQTITTMPAARTMTFDPKTHKLYTVTAEFGPSPAQVAGAPRRRPPVLPGSFVLIEMSR; encoded by the coding sequence ATGACATTACGTACCATCGGTAAGCTCGCCCTGATCGCGACGCTTGCGGTTCCACTCGCGCTTGCCGCACAGAACGGCCAGTACCACATCACCAACCGCTACAAGCTCGGCGGCGACGGAAGCTGGGACTACCTTGCGTTCGATACTGTCGGGAACCGCATCTTCATTGCACGCGAAAATCGCGTAATGGTGGTGGATCCGTCCAACGGAAAGCTCCTTGGTGAGATCAAGGGACTCAACCGTGCGCACGGTGTCGCCTTCGCATACCATGCAGGACATGGGTTCGTGACATCAGGCGAAGACAGCACCGTGTACATGTTCGATCTCAAGACGCTCCGCGTACTCGGCAAGACGGTTGCTGCAGTGGACGATGATGCAATTCTCTACGATGATGCGTCGAACAGGATCTTCACGATGAATGGTGACGCTGGCTCGTCATCGGTGATCGACCCGGTAACTGGCAAGCTCATCACCAACATTCCGCTGGACGGCAAGCCGGAATTCGGTGTCAGTGGCGGCAACGGTAAGGTGTACGCCAACATCGAGGACAAGAGTCAGATCGTCGAGATCGACACGCGCACCATGAAGGTTGTCCGTCGCTGGCCGCTGGCACCGTGCCAGTCGCCGAGTGGATTGGCGATCGATCGCGCGCACATGCTGCTGTTCAGTGGATGTCACAGCAAGGTGATGGCGATGTCCGACATCAAGCGCGGTGCGGTGGTTGGTACGGTGCCGATCGGATCTGGTGTGGATGCAAACAAGTTCGATCCTGGTACCGGCCTCGCGTTCAGCTCCAACGGAGACGGCACGATCACTGTCGCGCATGAGACGAAGCCTGGCACGTTTGCCGTATTGCAGACTATCACGACGATGCCAGCGGCGCGCACCATGACGTTCGATCCAAAGACTCACAAACTGTACACAGTTACCGCGGAGTTCGGTCCTTCACCCGCGCAGGTAGCTGGTGCACCGCGCAGGCGTCCGCCCGTATTGCCGGGATCGTTCGTGTTGATCGAGATGAGTCGGTAG
- a CDS encoding gamma-glutamyltransferase → MVQLAAMLLVLQTAASPGTPTGGVQDAAYGPGGRLALAIDGDIWVQRSASDATHWIQITSGAAWNREPAWSADGSSLVFASSREGDSRLYKVRLGAAGTSTAAGSPQRVTDSNAWESSPTFAPDGTLAFVRGRGPTARIYIRSTDGHERRLTKSKTGAEGWPAFAPDGKQIAFVAVTETGSRLRIASMHGDSISTVVTNREVEHPTWSPDGHRIAFGTRSGPAGVWITTPDNDYVNLVSARRAAPSWSPSGSTLALVELPPPPPGYNGDPDRLGDRAAGAVQKGSGELWYVSAPPAPDSGNSATLAIAVDRRDRNAARFDAAWQRTAQLYYSTPDAASRRTQWETLRDTFRPRALAARSDDDLAKIVHEMLLRRPSLREPATGHAAVSSANPVATEAGLEILRKGGNVVDAAVAVSFALGVVEPDASGIGGYGEMLIRLDSMPHPVVIEFMTRLPQDVLTNEHAILVNGRYPDDGPVLPNVPGTIAGMHKAWMEYGSHKVKWADLVAPAIRAARSGYVVSDGLATTLATEREHFLKYEGSRKLFFPDGKPLQAGDTLRNPDLAWSLQQIADSGADAVYRGAVGRRMVADLRGHGNAMRMSDLMRYYAAEREPVAGSYRGFTVYSSAPPVSGGATLVAQLNMLERLPRLPSYTEDAATIHAMIEAWKLVPSARNRIADPGLWPVNISAFTSKDSARARWNCFDARRALTSKELSGDTPKCAMAHTGGAAKDSASGAASDTGRKQSGADGGNTMLATGCGGTDAEEGESDCHRTGTTAFTVGDADGNVVAVTQTLGTWGGSFYVSPGLGFLYNDKVTSYGSDSAAFGGRAPYARNGSTLAPTIVFHGSGAKLRPVLAVGAAGNSWITSAVYSIVEGVLDQKLDVQRAIELPRFLLSRDRVGNRSDFVVELEDGFAPSVERDLEKFGHQLRFISLPGELRMGYAAAITFSDRTVTAGADPRRAGGAGAIEAEGKGKRQ, encoded by the coding sequence ATGGTTCAGCTCGCAGCCATGTTGCTCGTCCTCCAGACAGCAGCCAGTCCCGGAACACCGACCGGCGGCGTACAGGACGCGGCTTACGGACCGGGCGGCCGCCTGGCACTCGCCATCGACGGCGACATCTGGGTGCAGCGCTCTGCGAGTGATGCCACGCACTGGATCCAGATCACGTCAGGAGCTGCATGGAACCGCGAGCCGGCGTGGAGCGCGGACGGCAGCTCTCTCGTGTTCGCGTCCAGTCGCGAAGGCGACTCCCGACTCTATAAAGTGCGGCTCGGCGCCGCAGGAACGAGCACGGCCGCGGGGTCTCCCCAGCGTGTGACCGATTCAAACGCATGGGAGAGCAGCCCAACATTCGCACCCGACGGCACGCTGGCCTTTGTACGCGGCCGCGGCCCCACAGCACGCATCTACATCCGTTCGACAGATGGACATGAGCGACGACTCACCAAGTCGAAGACCGGCGCCGAGGGTTGGCCGGCGTTCGCGCCCGATGGCAAACAGATCGCCTTCGTGGCAGTCACGGAAACGGGGAGCAGGCTCCGCATCGCCTCGATGCATGGCGATTCCATTTCAACCGTAGTAACCAATCGCGAAGTCGAGCATCCGACATGGTCTCCGGACGGGCATCGGATCGCATTCGGCACGCGTAGCGGTCCCGCTGGTGTCTGGATCACCACGCCGGATAACGATTACGTGAATCTCGTCAGCGCGCGCCGGGCTGCACCATCGTGGTCGCCAAGCGGAAGCACTCTCGCACTCGTGGAGCTTCCACCGCCGCCACCCGGCTACAACGGTGATCCAGACCGTCTGGGTGATCGCGCCGCGGGCGCAGTGCAGAAGGGATCGGGCGAGTTGTGGTATGTGTCCGCACCGCCCGCACCCGATAGTGGAAACTCCGCAACGCTGGCGATCGCAGTCGATCGTCGCGATCGCAACGCTGCGCGATTCGACGCCGCGTGGCAGCGCACCGCGCAGTTGTATTACTCGACTCCGGATGCTGCGTCGCGTCGCACGCAGTGGGAGACACTCCGCGACACGTTCCGTCCGCGCGCACTTGCGGCAAGGTCCGATGATGATCTCGCGAAGATCGTGCACGAGATGCTGTTGCGTCGTCCATCGCTGCGCGAACCAGCTACAGGACACGCCGCCGTCTCGAGCGCGAATCCGGTTGCCACTGAAGCTGGTCTCGAAATTCTTCGCAAGGGTGGAAACGTCGTCGACGCCGCGGTAGCTGTGTCATTCGCACTCGGCGTCGTAGAGCCCGACGCGAGCGGGATCGGCGGCTACGGCGAGATGCTCATCCGGCTCGACTCGATGCCGCACCCCGTCGTCATCGAGTTCATGACGCGACTTCCACAGGACGTCCTCACCAACGAGCACGCGATTCTCGTCAACGGACGCTACCCTGACGACGGCCCCGTGCTGCCGAACGTACCGGGCACGATTGCAGGGATGCACAAGGCATGGATGGAATACGGGAGCCACAAGGTCAAGTGGGCCGATCTCGTCGCACCCGCAATACGCGCAGCGAGGAGCGGATACGTCGTGAGCGATGGGCTTGCCACCACACTCGCCACGGAGCGGGAGCATTTCCTCAAATACGAAGGAAGTCGCAAGCTGTTCTTCCCGGACGGCAAGCCGTTGCAAGCTGGCGATACACTTCGCAATCCTGATCTCGCCTGGTCACTTCAACAGATCGCCGACAGCGGCGCGGATGCGGTGTATCGGGGCGCCGTTGGCCGCCGAATGGTCGCCGATCTGCGCGGACACGGCAACGCGATGCGCATGAGCGATCTCATGCGCTACTACGCCGCCGAGCGCGAGCCGGTTGCCGGAAGTTACCGCGGCTTTACTGTTTACTCGAGCGCCCCTCCAGTTTCGGGCGGCGCGACGCTCGTTGCGCAGCTCAACATGCTCGAGCGTTTGCCGCGGCTCCCATCATATACTGAAGATGCGGCCACCATCCACGCGATGATCGAAGCGTGGAAGCTCGTTCCATCGGCACGCAACCGCATCGCAGATCCCGGCCTCTGGCCGGTCAACATCAGCGCGTTCACGAGCAAGGACAGTGCGCGCGCACGATGGAATTGCTTCGATGCGCGGCGCGCGCTCACGAGCAAGGAGTTGAGCGGCGACACACCCAAGTGCGCCATGGCGCACACCGGTGGCGCCGCGAAGGACAGTGCGAGCGGTGCAGCGAGTGATACTGGCCGCAAGCAGAGCGGAGCCGACGGCGGAAACACGATGCTTGCGACAGGATGCGGCGGCACAGACGCCGAAGAGGGCGAGAGCGACTGTCACCGCACCGGCACCACTGCATTCACCGTCGGCGATGCAGACGGCAACGTGGTAGCGGTGACTCAGACACTCGGCACATGGGGTGGGAGCTTCTACGTGTCACCTGGGCTCGGCTTCCTCTACAACGACAAGGTCACGTCGTACGGCAGCGACAGCGCCGCGTTCGGAGGTCGCGCACCGTATGCTCGCAACGGCAGCACGCTTGCACCTACGATCGTCTTCCATGGATCGGGCGCGAAGCTTCGGCCCGTGCTCGCGGTTGGTGCCGCAGGCAACTCGTGGATCACGTCGGCGGTATACAGCATCGTCGAGGGAGTGCTGGATCAGAAGCTGGACGTTCAGCGCGCAATCGAGCTCCCTCGTTTTCTTCTTTCACGCGACCGCGTGGGGAATCGCAGCGACTTCGTCGTCGAGCTCGAGGATGGCTTCGCGCCGAGTGTGGAGCGCGACCTCGAGAAATTCGGCCACCAGCTTCGTTTCATCTCGCTACCTGGCGAGCTCAGGATGGGCTACGCAGCCGCGATCACGTTCAGTGACAGGACTGTTACGGCGGGCGCTGATCCGAGGAGAGCCGGCGGAGCGGGGGCGATAGAGGCAGAGGGGAAAGGCAAACGACAATAG
- a CDS encoding PepSY domain-containing protein has product MKIASIAAAAATLIAAPLFAQGTTPKTDVPPALAKQAKISLDSARAIAMKRLPKASIQSQELEQEKGRLIYSFDMKTSGKSGIDEVNVNAKTGAIVEVGHETPKDERKEAKSETKKP; this is encoded by the coding sequence ATGAAGATCGCATCGATCGCGGCAGCAGCCGCTACTCTGATCGCCGCGCCCCTGTTCGCACAGGGAACGACGCCTAAGACGGACGTCCCGCCTGCGCTCGCAAAGCAGGCGAAGATATCACTCGACTCTGCGCGCGCCATCGCGATGAAGCGTCTGCCGAAAGCGTCGATTCAGTCGCAGGAGCTGGAACAGGAAAAGGGACGTCTGATCTACTCGTTCGACATGAAGACGTCCGGCAAGAGCGGTATCGACGAAGTGAACGTCAACGCAAAGACCGGCGCGATAGTGGAAGTCGGACACGAGACGCCGAAGGACGAACGAAAAGAGGCGAAGAGCGAGACGAAGAAGCCGTAG
- a CDS encoding diguanylate cyclase, producing MVRVIRVAAEGGAESLRRALLWRLCQELRTSDLIASEGKDTFHILLTTPDAENAAAIAERVQRLGATLGESANLEGSPLVLRTAIEPPTEHVAEKGPCDPCEDHELIRQPPPAARGDGPASDDPA from the coding sequence ATGGTCAGAGTAATACGCGTCGCCGCCGAGGGCGGCGCCGAGAGCCTGCGGCGCGCCCTGCTGTGGCGACTCTGCCAGGAGCTCCGGACTTCGGACCTGATCGCGTCGGAGGGGAAAGACACATTCCACATCCTGCTGACCACGCCGGATGCCGAGAATGCCGCCGCGATCGCAGAGCGAGTTCAGCGCCTCGGCGCCACGCTCGGGGAGTCCGCCAACCTCGAAGGCTCGCCGCTCGTGCTACGGACGGCAATAGAGCCGCCGACGGAACATGTCGCCGAGAAGGGACCCTGCGACCCATGTGAGGACCACGAACTCATCAGACAGCCACCGCCCGCGGCGCGTGGTGACGGGCCGGCATCTGACGATCCGGCCTGA
- a CDS encoding IPT/TIG domain-containing protein — MLLRRCGNVALILLLGVALSCSSDTVAGPGRPAAGTAFTRSLTSVSGARIPAVYFSNPTAGYRSWADSATATLQADGVLAFHLYESGTSPLSAPHENQPSTAYFASGVLTSDSTFAIYYLGSSIPDLGTINADGSVTVNFNGVDDNGQRVSFGRWVFASAYRGPALNPAPHISGVDPATVTVSDKAVMLTINGSSFTPASTVSVGAQQLQSVLVGSTQLQVNLPPQLVATPSTFNILVTNPGPGGGTYYYPVSVTRAAPTIASLSPNTVAAGAEIYTITITGSGFDAGTMVSVNGVLRHASGAVTPTTLSVWMDPSELAAAGVIQIAVVNPPPGGGSSSSLPFTVTAAARQLTSEIIAPVSATVLASDPVRSVVYAGEDGFDPVHPRSIIALDGATGNVLWSIPTRGTPTMLAVSGDGQFLYYAASLDSAMHRVVLATATVDLTIPMYNTSQCFPRVPFGVVTPGSPHTLVVEQYCFPGLDFGFSGVMVYDDSIARPKFAFDPNSTMLGPLAFGASATALNAFYAGAVYDISIDAAGATSSAPHYINGGPPNSDIAYLNGIVYSTIGPLYNSVTHGQVARSTWFPSTVYSITPGRDGKTLYAITDRLTLDALDVSQGTFVGSVAVPGPDAPRQQLVRWGTDGVAFIGGGTGHGGSVYLVRSDLVH, encoded by the coding sequence ATGCTCCTGCGTCGTTGTGGCAATGTTGCGCTGATTCTGTTGCTGGGCGTCGCGCTAAGCTGTTCAAGCGACACTGTCGCCGGTCCCGGACGACCCGCCGCGGGCACTGCGTTCACACGATCGCTGACGTCGGTCTCCGGTGCACGCATACCGGCTGTGTATTTCTCGAACCCGACCGCGGGCTATCGCTCGTGGGCAGATAGTGCTACCGCGACGTTGCAGGCGGACGGTGTGCTGGCATTCCATCTTTACGAATCAGGCACCAGCCCGCTCAGCGCGCCACACGAAAACCAACCGTCCACCGCGTATTTTGCGTCCGGGGTCCTGACCAGCGATTCGACGTTCGCCATCTACTATTTGGGTTCCTCGATCCCCGATCTCGGAACGATAAACGCCGATGGCAGTGTCACTGTCAACTTCAACGGCGTCGATGATAACGGCCAGCGAGTGTCATTCGGTCGCTGGGTTTTTGCGAGTGCGTATCGCGGACCGGCGCTCAACCCGGCGCCGCACATCAGCGGTGTCGATCCAGCAACCGTCACGGTCAGCGACAAGGCTGTCATGCTGACGATCAATGGATCCAGCTTTACGCCTGCCTCGACAGTCTCCGTCGGCGCTCAACAGCTGCAGTCGGTCCTGGTAGGCTCGACGCAATTGCAGGTGAATCTGCCACCGCAACTCGTGGCGACTCCGAGCACGTTCAACATCCTGGTTACGAATCCCGGGCCCGGCGGTGGCACGTATTACTACCCGGTCTCCGTCACGCGCGCCGCTCCGACAATTGCTTCGCTCTCTCCGAACACTGTTGCCGCCGGCGCCGAGATCTACACCATCACGATTACAGGATCCGGGTTTGACGCTGGCACGATGGTGTCGGTCAATGGCGTGCTGCGACACGCTTCGGGGGCGGTAACACCGACGACTCTGTCAGTGTGGATGGATCCATCGGAACTCGCCGCTGCTGGCGTCATCCAGATCGCGGTGGTGAATCCACCACCGGGTGGTGGGTCATCCAGTTCGCTGCCGTTCACGGTAACTGCAGCAGCGCGGCAACTCACATCGGAGATCATTGCTCCGGTATCGGCGACCGTCCTGGCCAGCGACCCTGTTCGGTCAGTGGTCTATGCAGGAGAGGACGGCTTCGATCCCGTTCACCCGAGATCCATAATCGCGCTCGACGGGGCAACTGGCAACGTGCTCTGGTCGATACCGACGCGCGGAACGCCAACGATGCTTGCAGTCTCGGGCGATGGTCAGTTCCTGTATTATGCCGCGTCCCTGGACTCTGCAATGCACCGCGTTGTACTCGCAACGGCGACGGTCGATCTCACGATACCGATGTACAACACTTCGCAGTGTTTTCCTCGGGTACCATTCGGCGTCGTGACTCCGGGAAGTCCTCACACTCTCGTCGTAGAGCAATACTGCTTTCCAGGCCTGGATTTCGGGTTTAGCGGAGTGATGGTATACGACGACTCGATTGCGAGGCCGAAGTTTGCATTCGATCCAAACAGTACGATGCTGGGTCCGCTCGCATTTGGAGCGTCTGCCACGGCACTGAATGCATTCTATGCGGGAGCAGTGTATGACATTTCGATCGATGCAGCTGGAGCGACGAGCAGCGCACCCCACTATATAAACGGCGGTCCACCCAATTCCGACATCGCGTACTTGAACGGAATAGTCTATTCGACCATAGGGCCACTCTATAATTCAGTCACGCACGGTCAGGTTGCGCGATCGACCTGGTTCCCATCCACCGTGTATTCCATCACCCCCGGCCGCGACGGAAAAACCCTGTACGCAATCACCGACAGATTGACGCTCGATGCGCTGGACGTGAGTCAGGGCACATTTGTCGGGAGCGTAGCTGTTCCCGGTCCGGATGCTCCAAGGCAGCAACTCGTTCGCTGGGGTACCGACGGTGTCGCGTTTATCGGTGGCGGAACTGGCCACGGTGGAAGTGTCTATCTGGTACGATCCGATCTCGTTCACTAG
- a CDS encoding multicopper oxidase family protein: MAASLAMPIVPVAALHAQPMVVQQVGSKPAADTLRNPPVLRNISSKPHTVEVNIVAAPARISVLPGRLTDVYAYNGSIPGPTLEAREGDRVIIHFRNELPEATTVHWHGVHLPAKMDGSPFDPVPPGGHYDYIFNIPRGTAGTYWYHPHPDGRSEYQAAMGLFGAFIVRAANDPIATLPEKLLILSDNRFRPDGSIEFADSNSTQSNIDMENGREGNVLFVNGQVMPSIVIRKGEVQRWRVVNASAARVYRLAIPGQVLLHVGSDDGLFEHAVQRNDIVVANSERVELLVRGTGKPGSNAELMDLPYDRYMPQTRPADWNTSRVLLDLHYSDRVMPAPVTLPTTFRVVPALDTATATVTRTVVLSQGMINGHTMDMSRVDMQASVGATEIWDVENVVGMDHPFHLHGFQFQVIDRNGVPEPFRSWKDVVNIPKHEAVRFIVRYADFPGKWMFHCHILAHEDHGMMAVLQVR; this comes from the coding sequence ATGGCGGCATCGCTTGCGATGCCCATAGTACCAGTGGCTGCGCTGCATGCGCAACCCATGGTGGTGCAACAGGTCGGCTCCAAACCGGCTGCAGACACGCTCAGGAACCCGCCGGTTCTGCGCAACATCTCCTCCAAGCCGCACACGGTCGAGGTAAACATCGTCGCGGCGCCCGCCCGGATTTCTGTCCTGCCGGGCCGTCTCACCGATGTGTATGCGTATAATGGATCCATTCCGGGCCCAACGCTGGAGGCACGCGAAGGCGACCGAGTCATCATCCACTTTCGCAACGAGCTGCCGGAGGCGACAACCGTGCACTGGCACGGGGTGCATCTGCCTGCAAAGATGGATGGCAGCCCGTTCGACCCCGTGCCGCCGGGCGGACACTACGATTACATCTTCAACATCCCACGCGGAACCGCCGGAACGTACTGGTATCACCCCCATCCCGACGGACGAAGTGAGTACCAGGCCGCGATGGGATTGTTCGGCGCATTCATCGTTCGCGCAGCCAATGATCCAATAGCGACGCTTCCGGAAAAGTTGCTCATACTGTCGGATAACCGCTTCCGACCCGACGGATCGATCGAGTTCGCCGATTCGAATTCAACCCAGTCAAACATTGACATGGAGAACGGGCGCGAAGGCAACGTGCTCTTCGTCAACGGCCAGGTCATGCCTTCCATCGTGATCCGTAAGGGCGAGGTCCAGCGTTGGCGCGTGGTCAATGCGTCGGCGGCGCGCGTGTACCGGCTTGCCATCCCCGGTCAGGTGCTGCTGCACGTTGGGAGTGACGATGGTTTGTTCGAGCACGCGGTGCAAAGGAACGACATCGTGGTTGCCAACTCCGAGCGAGTGGAGCTGCTCGTTCGTGGAACAGGGAAACCCGGGAGCAACGCGGAGCTCATGGATCTGCCCTACGATCGCTACATGCCGCAGACTCGGCCGGCGGACTGGAATACGTCGCGTGTTCTGCTCGACTTGCACTACAGCGATCGGGTGATGCCGGCTCCTGTCACGCTGCCGACGACGTTTCGAGTCGTTCCAGCACTCGATACGGCCACTGCTACGGTTACGCGTACTGTCGTGCTGAGCCAGGGTATGATCAACGGACACACGATGGACATGTCACGCGTTGACATGCAGGCGTCCGTTGGCGCGACAGAGATATGGGACGTAGAGAACGTCGTTGGCATGGATCATCCATTTCACCTCCACGGATTTCAGTTTCAGGTGATCGACCGGAACGGTGTACCGGAGCCGTTCCGCAGCTGGAAGGACGTCGTCAACATCCCCAAACACGAAGCCGTGCGATTCATCGTCCGCTACGCCGACTTTCCTGGGAAGTGGATGTTTCACTGTCACATCCTCGCGCACGAGGATCATGGCATGATGGCGGTTCTGCAAGTGCGATAA
- a CDS encoding DUF4142 domain-containing protein, with translation MVRGTRSSAFAVALCAVTMLGACKKGNEAADTTMAGAGTTDTSMAAGAGSSTSMNAPAATMTDAQIFAMLAAANRGEIDAGKMASTKATSASVRSFARDMVTAHTKMLNDGNALAKKLNITPDTTAADSINGMNQSTAATLTAAAKGAAFDSAYVNAQVAGHEYVLDMIKRAEGQAQNPELKSALTSAEPQVQQHLDRIKDIQSKLK, from the coding sequence ATGGTACGTGGGACCAGAAGCAGCGCATTTGCGGTCGCGCTCTGCGCGGTGACGATGCTCGGCGCATGCAAGAAGGGGAATGAGGCGGCCGATACGACCATGGCCGGTGCCGGCACAACCGACACGTCGATGGCTGCCGGCGCGGGATCGAGCACTTCGATGAACGCACCCGCCGCGACCATGACGGATGCGCAGATCTTCGCGATGCTGGCGGCAGCCAACCGGGGCGAGATCGACGCCGGCAAGATGGCATCGACCAAGGCGACGAGTGCATCGGTCAGGTCGTTCGCGCGCGATATGGTGACGGCGCATACCAAGATGCTGAACGATGGCAACGCACTGGCAAAGAAACTCAACATCACGCCTGACACGACAGCGGCCGATTCCATCAATGGAATGAATCAGTCGACCGCGGCGACGCTGACGGCAGCGGCGAAGGGTGCGGCGTTCGATTCGGCGTACGTGAACGCGCAGGTAGCAGGGCACGAGTACGTGCTGGACATGATCAAGCGCGCGGAAGGGCAGGCGCAGAACCCGGAGCTCAAGTCAGCTCTGACATCGGCGGAGCCCCAGGTTCAGCAGCACCTGGACCGAATAAAGGATATTCAGAGCAAGCTGAAATAG
- a CDS encoding DinB family protein, which produces MFIRPAIVLAFLVAPPLFAQAPGSSPRSPDSEVRDQWVTVSKYLARSAAAVPESSYAYKPVATVRSFGQLVAHVAGSQMMFCAAALGEKVPAEDDFEKRNMSKAELVKALDESNTYCARAYAVPPSNLGGAVEMFGQHFTQGGVLLVNATHDNEHYGNMVTYMRMLGLVPPSSQPAQ; this is translated from the coding sequence ATGTTCATCCGCCCAGCGATTGTGTTGGCGTTCCTTGTTGCGCCGCCCTTGTTCGCTCAGGCCCCTGGCTCGTCGCCACGCTCCCCCGATTCCGAAGTGCGCGACCAGTGGGTCACCGTCAGCAAGTACCTGGCTCGTTCGGCGGCAGCGGTGCCGGAATCCTCCTATGCGTACAAGCCGGTCGCGACCGTTCGAAGCTTCGGTCAGCTCGTCGCGCACGTCGCCGGCTCTCAGATGATGTTCTGCGCCGCTGCACTTGGCGAAAAGGTGCCAGCCGAAGATGACTTCGAGAAGCGGAACATGTCCAAGGCCGAGCTCGTGAAGGCACTGGATGAGTCAAATACGTACTGTGCACGCGCGTATGCAGTGCCGCCCTCGAATCTGGGCGGAGCCGTGGAAATGTTCGGACAGCATTTCACGCAGGGTGGTGTGCTCCTGGTAAACGCGACGCACGACAACGAGCATTACGGAAACATGGTTACCTACATGCGCATGCTCGGGCTCGTGCCGCCGTCGAGCCAGCCAGCGCAATAA
- a CDS encoding YceI family protein: MTSLAGTWKIDPAHSGVEFVVTHLMISKVRGRFSDISGSVVTDGHPAGSRIEAEIGTASITTNDAGRDTHLRSGDFFDVEKFPKIRFVSTAVKPAGDNEFVVAGDLTIRGVTRPVEMKVTAEGFTKDPWGNDRAGFSGSLKIDRRDFGLTWNQALEAGGVMVSNEVRLTVDVELTHAPQ, encoded by the coding sequence GTGACTAGCTTGGCCGGAACATGGAAGATCGATCCTGCGCATTCGGGAGTCGAGTTCGTCGTCACCCACCTGATGATATCGAAGGTTCGGGGGCGGTTTTCGGATATTTCCGGCTCCGTCGTGACCGATGGCCATCCGGCGGGATCGCGGATCGAGGCGGAGATCGGCACGGCGAGCATTACGACCAATGATGCGGGGCGAGACACGCATCTTCGGTCGGGGGACTTCTTCGATGTGGAGAAATTTCCGAAGATCCGGTTCGTAAGCACCGCCGTGAAGCCGGCCGGGGACAACGAGTTCGTGGTAGCCGGTGATCTGACGATCCGCGGCGTCACGCGCCCGGTGGAGATGAAGGTCACCGCCGAGGGGTTCACGAAGGATCCGTGGGGCAACGACAGGGCGGGATTCAGCGGCTCGCTCAAGATCGACAGGCGCGACTTCGGCCTCACGTGGAATCAGGCGCTGGAAGCCGGCGGCGTCATGGTGTCGAACGAGGTGAGGCTGACGGTTGACGTCGAGCTGACGCATGCGCCGCAGTAG